AATTCCTATGGattttcataattaaactttGTGTTTCCAACATAAAAAACGTGACAAATGTTTGAGAttatggatatgctaattaccctgatttgatcactataCATCGTGTATATCAAAAGATCAGCCCTTACCccatatatacaattattatatgtcagttaaaaaaaatttcaaggctgggcacagtagtttaggcctgtaatcccagcactttgggaggctgaggtgagtggatcacttgaggtcaggagtttgagaccagtctggctagcatggtgaaaccctgcctctactaaatatataaaaattagccaggcatggtgtcacacaactatagtcctagctactcaagagactgaggcacaagaatcacttgaacctgtgaggcagaggctgccgtgagccaagacggcgccaccacactccagcctgggtgacagagcatttctttctcaaaaaaaggagtctctgtttaaaaaaaaaaaaaaaatccgaaaaacaaagaactttatctaaaaaaaatttatctagAACCTCTTGAAAAAATGAAATGGCACCAAGGGGTTTGTTTGAAAAGCAAGAGTCCACCTCTCAACCTTTTCTTATTCTTACTCTATCTCTtgcctttgtgtttttagtttggGGATTGTTTCCACATTTCATTACAATGTGTTTATGCTGCCATTACTTGATTTATCAATTGTAGGTAATATTAATTGACTCTGCACTATGGACAttgagaactgacatctttacactatttattttccctttcccaATTTCTAATAGTTAAATGAatcttttcagttcttttattaattactttaaaaactttaCAACAAGATGCGCCACGGCTTCGGTAGCGACAGCAGCTCAATCTGTGACTGAGCAGTGCTAGCACCTCCTCCAGGAGACTGTTGCTGTCAGCCAGCCCCCTTCTCCACGGTAACCATGGGCGACCGAAAGGCCGTGATCAAAAATGCGGACATGTCGGAAGAGATGCAACAGGACTCTGTGGAGTGCGCTACTCAGGCGCTGGAGAAATACAACATCGAGAAGGACATTGCGGCTCATATCAAGAAGGAATTTGATAAGAAGTACAATCCTACCTGGCATTGCATCGTGGGGAGGAACTTCGGTAGTTACGTGACACATGAAACCAAACACTTCATCTACTTCTACCTGGGCCAAGTGGCCATTCTTCTGTTCAGATCTGGTTAAAAGCATGGACtgaaaaggccgggcatggtggctcacgcctgtaatcccagcactttgggaggccgaggtgggtggatcacctgaggtcaggagttcaagaccagcctggctaacacggtaaaaccctatctctactaaaaatacaaaaattagccgggtgtggtggtgcacacctgtaatcctagctacttgggaggctgaggcaggagaatcacttgaacctgggaggtggaggctgcattgagctgagatcaggcctttgtactccaacctgggcaacagagtgagactccatctcattaaaaaaaaaaaaaaaaaaagcatggactGTTGTGCCACACACCCAGTGATCCATCCAAAAACAAGGACTGCAGCCTAAATTCCAAATACCAGAGACTGAAATTTTCAGCCTTGCTAAGGGAACACCTTGATGTTTGAACCTTTGTTTTTTGTACAGGGCATTCTCTGTACTAGTTTGTTGTGGTTATAAAACAATTAGCAAAATAGcctacatttgtatttattttctattccataTTTCTGCACCACGTTGTTTTCTCTCAAAAtccattcctttaaaaaataaatgttgcatatgtgtaaaaaaaaacaaaaacaaaaacaactttacaACATTTAACCCCTTTCTCATTACATATTTAcaggttttttaaaagatattttgatattatattaTTTACCACTTATATAATCATGATTGTTCTACCTTCAATATGTATTGTGACAATTATCAGTATAAATTGGTGTTTTATCTTACACTGTTTTTTTGccttaaattttgatttttttggtattaatagtcatttctgcttttctcttttgtttttcttttctgatcaaCTTTTTTGTTAATCTCTCTATAACATTCTTGctgagaatataaattttatctcTTACCTAGTGTTAAGAATTTTCTtaacatattataattataatttatttcttaacatattataattatattataattacaATTTAGACTTCTTTTATCTAGTGTTAAGAATTTTCTTAACATATTATAATTTAGACTTCTCTTACCTAGTGTTAAGAATCTTACCTAGTGTTGAGAATCTTCTTAACACTAGGTAAGAGGAGTCTTAAATTATAATATGGAAGTCTAAATTAGGTGTATTTTGATAATGATATGTCTGtcgtttatttttattgttttttaaaaactttttttcaattCTACCTTTTTGCTCTATGGACAtcgatttatttgtttttagtaatcCTACATCTATCTATATTGCTCTACAAATTAAtgtaacaattttaatttttccttcatagAGTAATGAACTAAACATGTTTTTGCTACTCTTCTTACCCCATCCACTTCCTGACTCTGATAACACTAACATAGCtattattaaattatcttttttacttttgtatttattttctttcaagatgATATTCTATTCTATTTCCTAGCCACATTTATAATAGTTGGTTATCCTGAGTTCTATGTTTATTGATTTCATGTAATGTCTGGTTTTTTAATACTATGGAAGTCTCATTTTGACATCTTCGTTTTGTGTTAACTCTTGATGAGTTAGAATCTATCTTCAAGTACTTTTTCTGGGGTGTATCTGGATCATAATCTCTATCAGTCCTGTTTTTGTCAGAGAATGTCTTTCTAGTTTTTCTGATTGAGTcactgttttagttactgtgtCATTATTTAGtcattatttatgtatataaacatatttatacacaCGTTTATTTATTACATTGATATATTTGTTATggaaattggctcatgtgattatgaatGCCAACAAGTTTCACCATCTGCTGTCCACAAGCAGAGAACCAGGAGAGCTAATGGTGTAATTTAGCTTGAGgtcaaaggcctgagaactaggAACTCTGATGTTCAGGGACTGGAGAAGATGAATGTCCAAGGtcaagaagaaagagggaaaccTCACCCTTTTTTAGCCTTTTTGTTCTACTGAGGCCCTCAACAGGTTGGATAATAACTGCCCACATTGGTGAGGGTGGAtattctttactcagtctaccgaTTTCAAATGCTactctcttctggaaacacctcTACAAATACACTCAGAAATcttgttttaccagctatctgggcatcccttagctcAGTCAACTTGACACATAAAATTGACTATCAcaatttttcccttaaaaaactGTGGAGACTTTGCTCCGTTGTTTTTTGGTATTTAATTTTAAGGGGAGATCTGAGAAGACcctatgtttttatcttttaaaataatttctatttatcttaTGTTTGGCAGTTGTTCTTTCTGGCTGCTTGTGTCTTTTAAATCAATGTTGACTAGTACCTTTAAGTCTTTTTATTTGGtagacatatatttttctttaattctgggaggttccccccctccccccattTTATCTTCAATTTTTGCTCTATTTCaattttgttccatttgttttGGCCTCATTTTCAGGAATATTGATTATCTGCAGATTTGATTTCTGTTCTCACCTCTACATCTATCCatcttctctcattttattttcttcttttccctgtcCTTTgcatttttgaaggatttttcaaGTTCGTTTTTAGACAATACATTTGATTTTCTACAGTGTCTATGGTTATATTTTCTGCTTCTAATATAGATTTTGATTGTGTTATTTCATTTCTAGTTTCCTTCTCATCTCAGCGGGCTTATCTTTATGTCTCTGTATTTCATTCACCTATTTTTAAAGTTGCATCTAACACCTGATACTCTTAGTTTTTAATTGCTTAATGGTATCCTTATTCTCTGAacttaattaaaaactaaaatgtatgatttctacatttcttttgtctctgtataaataattttcagaagaCAGCTGTTTGAATCAgtcaaatattttagtttaatgtgaaagaaactgaatttgGCTAATTTGAGTGTGTTGATGTTGGGTAGTCTCTGGATTATTGAGTAGCAGGCATGCACTGGCTAAGTGAACCCAGAGATGATGTGGCTGGAATTCTGTTAAAATCACTCCAGAACCAGTCAGATGAGCATTATCTGCTATCTTTGCCAAGCACCTAGTGCCACAGCTTCCACCTCTGTCATTACTGCCTCCCGAAACTATATTGCTACTATGGTTGTCCTTCTGCCATCCAGAATGGATTCTCCATTGTTCTGCTTTTTGCATTACTAGACATTGGTTCGTAGTTCAGAAAGCATTCACATGATTGGCTGAAACATGTCCGTGGTCTAACTGCAAGTAAGTCTGGTAAAACAAGTTTCTGCTATTTTTAGCACCAGTAGACGGTGAACTGTCTCCTACCAAAGCCTATAAAGACAGTGAAAATGTAAAGAATGGACAGTCAGTACAGTAGGGTCCATTATATTCTTCTTTGTATCCTGAGTGCTGTgctatttttccttctgtttcagaAACTTCTAAATTCCCAAgcttgatttttacattttttaatgagtATATTTCTTTTAACAAGGATATATATAGCAGAGCTTGACATTTGCCAAAAACAAAGTGAGTAGATTTCTTTGGTCCCTGGCACTGCTGGTGATTACTTTTCAAATCCTTCTTT
The sequence above is a segment of the Saimiri boliviensis isolate mSaiBol1 chromosome 2, mSaiBol1.pri, whole genome shotgun sequence genome. Coding sequences within it:
- the LOC120366367 gene encoding dynein light chain 1, cytoplasmic-like, which codes for MGDRKAVIKNADMSEEMQQDSVECATQALEKYNIEKDIAAHIKKEFDKKYNPTWHCIVGRNFGSYVTHETKHFIYFYLGQVAILLFRSG